A region of the Mesoterricola sediminis genome:
AGCCATGGAGGGCGCGGACGACCTCGGGACCCTGGGCGTGTCCCTGGCGGCGGAGGTGCGCCGCGGCGCGAACTGGATGGAGTGCAAGTAGGACGACAGCGGGAGCGGCCATGCAGAATTTCACCTTCCACAACCCCACCCGGATCCTCTTCGGCGCAGGCCAGATCGGCGGGCTCTCCCGGGAGATCCCCCAGGGCGCGCGGGTGCTGCTGACCTACGGCGGCGGAAGCATCAAGGCCAACGGCGTCTACGACCAGGTGCGGCGGGCCCTGGAGGGCTTCGACATCATCGAGTTCGGAGGCATCGAGCCGAACCCCCTCTTCGAGACCCTCATGAAGGGCGTCGAGCTGGCCCGGCGCGAGGAGGTGGATTTCCTCCTGGCCGTGGGCGGCGGCTCCGTCCTGGACGGCACGAAGTTCATGGCCGCGGCCATCCCCTGGCAGGGCGGCAACGAGTGGGACATCGTCCACCGGCGCATGCCTCCGAAGACCGCCCTCCCCCTGGGCGCGGTGCTGACCCTCCCCGCCACCGGCAGCGAATCCAACTCGTACGCCGTCATCACCCGGGCCGCCACCAAGGAGAAGATGTCCTTCGGCTCCCCCCTGCTCTTCCCCCGGTTCTCCGTCCTGGACCCGGAGACCACGTTCAGCCTTCCATCCCGCCAGGTGGCCAACGGGGTGGTGGACGCCTTCGCCCACGTCGCCGAGCAGTACCTGACCTACCCCGCCGGGGCCCCCCTCCAGGACCGCTTCGCGGAGGGGATCCTCCGCACCCTCGTGGAGGAGGGACCGCGGACGCTGGCCGAGCCGCGCGACTACGACGCCCGGGCCAACGTCATGTGGTGCGCCACCGCCGCGCTCAACGGGTTCATCGGCGCCGGCGTGCCCCAGGACTGGGCGACGCACGCCATCGGGCACGAGCTGACGGCCCTCCACGGCCTCGACCACGCCCAGACGCTGGCGATCATCCTCCCCAACCTCCTGTGGGTCCAGCGCGTGCCCAAGCGCGAGAAGCTGCTGCAGTTCGCCGAGCGGGTCTGGGACATCCGGGAGGGCACCGAAGGCTCCCGCATCGAGAAGGGCATCATCGCCACCCGGGCCTTCTTCGAGGCCATGGGCAGCCCCACCCACCTGAGCGCCTACGCCGTCGGCGAGGACCGGTTCGGCGAGATCGTGGAGCGCCTCCAGGCCCGCCGGGCCCTGCCCCTCGGGGAGCGCCGGGACATCACGGAGGAGAAGGTCCTCGAGATCCTCGCCCTCGCGCGCTAGGCGCTTGAACCCGCACCCATCACCCTGTATATTCGTGGCAAATTCCAGCCGGATTTCCCAACGTTCCCCCCGGGGGCCCGCCATCCTCAAGACGGTCACCAGCGTCCTCGCAGGCCTGATCCTCCTGGCTCCGCTCCAGGGGGCGGCGCCCCCGCCCCGGGGCGTCCAGGCGGGGGTCTTCGGGTTCCGGAGCTACGGCATCGAGGACGGGCTGGGCAACCTGTCGGTCTTCTCCATGGCCCAGGACGCCGACGGCTTCCTGTGGGCCGGCACGGACGACGGCCTCTTCCGGTACGACGGCCACACCTTCCGGCGCTGGAGCGTCGGCCTGAAATCCAGCACGATCTGGGAGATCGCCACGGCGGCCGATGCCGGGCTCTGGGTCAGCACGGACAGCGGCCTGTTCGAATTGACCGGCGCGGTCCACCTGCCGGTCCCCGGCCTTCCCGCCACCCGGGCCGCCTTCGCCGCCCTCGGCACCGCCGGGGCCGCCTTCGCCGGCAGCGGATCCACCCTCTACACCCGGGCTGCCCCCGGCCCCATGCACCCCGCCCGGACCTTCCCCGGGCCCATCACGACGGGCTGGGCGTCCCGGGACCTCCGGACCCTCCTCGTCCTCACGGAGGACCGGATCTGGAAGCTCGAGGACGGCCTCTGGGTCAGCCGCGACCTGCCCCGGACCTTCCAGGGCACCACGGCCCGCGTCATCGAGGACCGGCTCCACCGCATCTTCCTGCGGAACCGCCAGAGCCTCTGGCGCCTGGACCAGTGGGAAGGCGCCTGGACCGACCTCACCCGCCAGCTCCCGGGCAACGCGTTCAACGCGTACCGGCCCGTGGAGGACGGGCTCGGGCGCATCTGGGTGGGCACCTCCAAGGGCC
Encoded here:
- a CDS encoding iron-containing alcohol dehydrogenase; this encodes MQNFTFHNPTRILFGAGQIGGLSREIPQGARVLLTYGGGSIKANGVYDQVRRALEGFDIIEFGGIEPNPLFETLMKGVELARREEVDFLLAVGGGSVLDGTKFMAAAIPWQGGNEWDIVHRRMPPKTALPLGAVLTLPATGSESNSYAVITRAATKEKMSFGSPLLFPRFSVLDPETTFSLPSRQVANGVVDAFAHVAEQYLTYPAGAPLQDRFAEGILRTLVEEGPRTLAEPRDYDARANVMWCATAALNGFIGAGVPQDWATHAIGHELTALHGLDHAQTLAIILPNLLWVQRVPKREKLLQFAERVWDIREGTEGSRIEKGIIATRAFFEAMGSPTHLSAYAVGEDRFGEIVERLQARRALPLGERRDITEEKVLEILALAR